Proteins found in one Limnobaculum xujianqingii genomic segment:
- a CDS encoding efflux RND transporter permease subunit — protein sequence MNVSSWSINNPIPAILLFMLLTIIGLGAFNSMKIQSMPDVELPIVTVTATLQGAAPSQIETDIARKLENTISSVQDVKHITTTVQDGVATLVIEFRIEKSIQDAMDDVRDAVARVRSDLPAAMNEPIIAKLDLANMPVLAYAVHSSKMDEQELSWFVDNDIAKTLLNVKGVGSVSRVGGVTRQINVELSPERLLALQISAADISRQLKMTQQEASAGRADIGQLEQRARTLATVRNVDELANMNMLLSDGRQVRLNQIATVSDATAEQRNAAFLDGKPVVAFEVVRTKGGSDVDIMHAVREQLAELHQKHPDVVISEAFNFVDPTVENYEGSMSLLYEGAFLAIIVVWIFLRNWRATFVATVALPLSIIPTFAAMYLMGFTLNTVTLLSLSLVVGILVDDAIVEIENIMRHLSMGKTPMEAAREAADEIGLAVIATTFTLIAVFLPTAFMPGIVGRFFIQFGWTAAIAVFFSLVVARLLTPMMAAYILKPLKHAHRQAGWERGFSRAAVLAMKNRFKTVMITMLFFFGVLLGLGPLLPTGFTTPDDLSQTQVNLTLPPGSRFEQTLALTKQAEAIVKTHPHVRTIYTTIGGGTAGGNLGDDQGASDPRQATLTINLSPRGERSGISKQQIEAQLREQLDVLPGVRLKVAFGGSTEKYEIALTGDDSEALIAHARKVVSEMRRIPGIGHVTSNASLVRSEVIIRPDFARAADLGVTTEAIADTLRVATIGDYDQALAKLNLDQRQIPIVVKLEEKARQNLALLSRLTVPGAQGPVMLANVATVTVVDGIDQIKRYDRRRTVDIEIELNGIPLGDVDESVYNLPSMQQLPPGIYTTQVGDAELMVELMSGFAVAMGTGVLCIFIVLVLLFKDFMQPVTILAALILSVPGAILSLFLAQKAFSMPAMLGLIMLMGVATKNSILLVEYAIKARTEMGMARFEALVDAGKKRARPIVMTTFAMGGGMLPIALGLGVDLSFRSPMAIAVIGGLITSTFLSLIVIPVIFTYIDDLRLWGIRLFERLRRR from the coding sequence ATGAACGTTTCATCCTGGTCTATCAATAATCCTATTCCGGCCATATTGCTGTTTATGCTGCTAACCATTATTGGGTTAGGGGCGTTTAACAGCATGAAGATTCAGAGCATGCCGGATGTTGAACTTCCTATTGTTACGGTTACTGCAACCCTGCAAGGGGCTGCGCCTTCTCAAATAGAAACGGATATCGCGCGTAAGCTGGAAAATACCATTTCCTCAGTACAGGACGTCAAACATATCACTACCACCGTGCAGGATGGCGTCGCGACTCTGGTTATTGAGTTCCGGATAGAGAAATCGATTCAGGATGCCATGGACGACGTGCGTGATGCAGTGGCTCGTGTTCGCTCTGATTTACCCGCCGCCATGAATGAACCCATTATTGCCAAGTTGGATCTGGCCAATATGCCGGTTTTGGCCTATGCGGTGCACTCTTCCAAAATGGATGAGCAAGAACTGTCATGGTTTGTGGATAACGATATTGCCAAAACATTGTTGAATGTTAAGGGTGTCGGTTCCGTAAGCCGCGTGGGTGGAGTGACGCGGCAAATTAATGTGGAGCTTTCGCCAGAACGTTTACTGGCATTGCAAATCTCTGCCGCCGATATCTCCCGACAGCTAAAAATGACTCAGCAGGAAGCATCAGCAGGACGTGCAGATATTGGTCAGTTAGAGCAGCGCGCTCGTACATTGGCAACGGTACGCAACGTTGATGAGCTGGCAAACATGAATATGCTGCTATCCGACGGGCGGCAGGTACGTTTAAACCAAATCGCTACCGTGAGTGATGCTACGGCAGAACAGCGCAATGCCGCCTTTCTTGATGGAAAACCGGTGGTGGCGTTTGAAGTGGTACGAACCAAAGGCGGCAGCGATGTGGATATCATGCACGCCGTACGGGAACAGCTGGCAGAACTTCATCAAAAACATCCGGACGTAGTAATAAGCGAAGCGTTTAACTTTGTAGACCCTACGGTTGAAAACTACGAAGGCTCTATGAGCTTGCTGTATGAAGGTGCTTTTCTGGCTATTATCGTGGTGTGGATTTTTCTGCGTAACTGGCGGGCAACCTTTGTGGCTACGGTCGCTTTGCCACTGTCGATTATTCCTACCTTTGCCGCGATGTACCTGATGGGATTTACGCTTAATACAGTCACTTTGCTATCGCTGTCACTGGTGGTGGGCATTCTGGTGGATGATGCGATTGTTGAAATTGAAAACATCATGCGTCATCTGTCGATGGGAAAAACGCCGATGGAGGCTGCCAGAGAAGCAGCCGATGAAATCGGTCTGGCAGTTATTGCCACCACATTCACTTTGATTGCGGTCTTCTTACCGACTGCATTTATGCCCGGTATTGTTGGGCGCTTCTTTATTCAGTTTGGCTGGACGGCGGCTATTGCGGTATTTTTCTCGCTGGTGGTTGCCCGTTTATTAACGCCGATGATGGCGGCTTATATACTCAAGCCATTAAAACATGCACATCGTCAGGCCGGGTGGGAGCGAGGCTTTTCCCGGGCAGCGGTCTTGGCAATGAAAAACCGCTTCAAAACCGTCATGATAACGATGTTATTTTTCTTTGGCGTGTTACTGGGGTTAGGGCCACTTCTGCCTACGGGGTTCACCACGCCGGACGATTTGTCACAAACTCAGGTTAATCTGACACTGCCGCCGGGCAGTCGTTTTGAACAAACGCTGGCGCTGACTAAGCAGGCAGAAGCCATTGTCAAAACTCATCCTCATGTGCGAACCATTTATACCACCATTGGCGGCGGTACTGCCGGGGGTAATTTGGGGGACGATCAGGGCGCGTCAGATCCTCGTCAGGCTACTCTGACCATTAACCTTTCCCCACGAGGGGAACGCAGCGGTATCAGCAAACAGCAAATTGAAGCGCAATTACGGGAACAACTGGATGTGTTACCAGGAGTCCGACTGAAGGTGGCTTTTGGTGGTTCAACGGAGAAATATGAAATTGCGTTAACCGGGGATGACAGCGAAGCGCTTATTGCTCATGCCCGAAAAGTCGTCAGCGAAATGCGGCGTATTCCCGGTATTGGACATGTTACCTCTAATGCCAGTCTGGTGAGATCAGAAGTGATCATTCGTCCGGATTTTGCTCGGGCAGCGGATTTAGGCGTGACGACCGAAGCCATTGCAGACACGCTGCGGGTTGCCACCATCGGCGATTACGATCAGGCGCTGGCTAAACTCAATTTGGATCAGCGCCAGATTCCAATCGTTGTCAAATTAGAGGAGAAGGCGCGGCAGAATCTGGCGTTATTATCCCGCCTTACGGTTCCTGGTGCTCAGGGGCCGGTGATGCTGGCGAATGTGGCAACGGTTACCGTGGTTGACGGTATAGACCAGATAAAACGCTACGATCGTCGCCGTACTGTGGATATCGAAATAGAACTTAACGGTATTCCTCTTGGTGATGTTGATGAGAGTGTTTATAACTTGCCGAGTATGCAACAGCTTCCACCGGGGATTTACACCACTCAGGTCGGTGATGCCGAACTGATGGTGGAGTTAATGTCAGGGTTTGCGGTTGCCATGGGAACTGGCGTTCTGTGTATTTTCATTGTGCTGGTGCTGCTGTTTAAAGATTTTATGCAGCCAGTCACTATTCTTGCTGCCCTGATATTGTCAGTACCTGGCGCAATCCTGTCGCTGTTTCTTGCCCAGAAGGCGTTTTCTATGCCTGCCATGCTGGGGCTGATTATGTTAATGGGGGTAGCGACTAAGAACTCGATTCTACTCGTGGAATATGCGATTAAAGCCAGGACAGAAATGGGCATGGCGCGTTTTGAAGCGTTAGTTGACGCCGGTAAAAAACGCGCCCGTCCTATTGTGATGACTACCTTTGCTATGGGGGGCGGTATGTTACCTATTGCGCTGGGTCTTGGTGTAGACCTCAGTTTCCGCTCTCCAATGGCGATTGCTGTAATTGGTGGCTTAATCACATCGACATTTCTTAGCCTGATCGTTATCCCGGTAATTTTTACCTATATCGACGATCTGCGGTTGTGGGGAATACGTTTGTTTGAGCGCCTGCGGCGTCGTTAA
- a CDS encoding efflux RND transporter periplasmic adaptor subunit gives MDNSRFWIWMTAIILCAFSPIKTAFADQTDIIRPEKTALTVTTMSPKMMEWDNTLLATGNIVAWQEANVSTEASGLSITRVLVDVGDKVDKGQLLAELQNHTLESELAQASAELVQAIAQREEARADAERARKLQKSAALSAQQITQYLITAKIAEARVKAHEAKVSSAQFRLSQTQIVAPDAGTITIRQATLGHVVSPGDILFKLNRQDRMEWRGELPSNELAQIQPGQKVKLSINGQDVVTGQVRQVAPTVDQKTRNGLVYVDLPDAPSIRAGMFASGNITISQRKGLAVPLSALLLQDGAAFVSRVGPDNKIVQTKVTVGSQVDGWVPILNGLQPEDSIVVSGVSFLSEGDSVRIASHQAD, from the coding sequence ATGGATAATTCTCGCTTTTGGATATGGATGACGGCCATCATCTTATGTGCTTTTTCACCAATAAAAACGGCGTTTGCCGATCAGACCGATATAATTCGTCCGGAAAAAACGGCGCTGACAGTGACGACTATGTCCCCCAAAATGATGGAGTGGGACAATACACTGCTTGCCACCGGTAATATTGTTGCCTGGCAGGAAGCCAATGTGAGTACCGAAGCCAGCGGTTTAAGTATCACGCGCGTGCTGGTTGATGTGGGGGATAAAGTCGATAAAGGGCAACTGTTGGCCGAATTGCAAAACCATACGCTGGAATCGGAACTGGCTCAGGCAAGTGCAGAGCTGGTTCAGGCCATTGCACAGCGGGAAGAGGCGAGAGCCGATGCCGAACGTGCGCGTAAATTGCAAAAGTCAGCGGCATTAAGTGCCCAACAAATTACTCAATATCTGATTACGGCAAAAATCGCAGAGGCGCGGGTTAAAGCCCACGAGGCGAAAGTCAGCTCCGCACAGTTTCGCCTTTCTCAAACACAAATCGTCGCTCCGGACGCGGGGACGATTACCATCCGGCAGGCTACATTGGGCCATGTTGTCTCCCCCGGCGATATCCTGTTTAAACTGAACCGTCAGGATCGTATGGAATGGCGTGGTGAATTGCCGTCAAATGAACTGGCTCAGATTCAGCCAGGGCAAAAAGTAAAACTATCGATTAACGGGCAAGATGTCGTTACCGGCCAGGTGCGTCAGGTTGCTCCTACGGTGGACCAAAAAACCCGTAATGGGCTGGTGTATGTTGACCTGCCTGATGCCCCATCGATTCGTGCAGGAATGTTTGCCTCGGGAAATATTACCATCAGCCAGCGCAAGGGGCTGGCGGTTCCCCTGTCGGCATTGTTGTTACAGGATGGTGCGGCGTTTGTTTCTCGTGTCGGTCCCGATAATAAAATTGTGCAAACCAAAGTGACTGTCGGATCTCAGGTTGATGGTTGGGTGCCAATCCTCAATGGATTGCAGCCAGAGGATAGCATTGTTGTCAGCGGCGTCAGCTTCCTGTCCGAGGGTGATTCCGTACGCATTGCCTCTCATCAGGCCGACTAA
- a CDS encoding IS1 family transposase, whose translation MFKRRVHCRYCSKTNAVKKHGTAPSGYQRYRCGHCQKTFQINYIYQAYKISDEEIVNKMQNGLDNEFNDLSINVNYL comes from the coding sequence ATGTTCAAAAGAAGAGTTCATTGTCGTTATTGTTCCAAAACGAATGCTGTGAAAAAGCATGGTACTGCACCTTCAGGGTATCAGCGCTATCGATGTGGCCATTGCCAGAAAACATTTCAGATAAATTACATTTATCAGGCCTATAAAATCTCTGATGAGGAGATTGTAAATAAAATGCAAAATGGTTTGGATAATGAGTTTAATGATTTAAGTATTAATGTTAATTATCTTTAA